From Nicotiana tabacum cultivar K326 chromosome 22, ASM71507v2, whole genome shotgun sequence, one genomic window encodes:
- the LOC107764843 gene encoding strigolactones hydrolase CXE15: protein MGSFPHVIEDCLGILQLYSDGSIFRSSDDQIDFKFTVQDDGSVVWKDCLYDEKNNLYLRLYKPKLANKLKIVYFFHGGGFCVGSRTWPNCHNCCLRLSSDLQALVIAPDYRLAPEFCLPAAMDDAFTSMKWLQNQALSKTPDSWMKDIMIDQVFVIGDSSGGNMAHHLSLRLWVGSPELAPVRVRGYVLMAPFFGGSLRTKSEAEGPAEPFLNVEILDRFWRLSLPIGATADHPLANPFGPLSPNLESMKLDPLLVIVGGNELLKDRVEDYASKLKELKKEVDYFEFDGMQHGFFTNDPFSQVANQVLQEIKYFICKNSSKSYYNII from the exons ATGGGCTCTTTTCCTCATGTAATAGAAGACTGTTTAGGTATCCTTCAACTTTATAGTGATGGCTCCATTTTCCGATCAAGTGACGACCAAATTGACTTCAAATTTACTGTCCAAGACGATGGCTCTGTCGTTTGGAAAGATTGCCTTTACGACGAAAAAAACAATCTCTATCTCCGTCTTTACAAACCTAAATTAGCAAACAAGCTCAAAATAGTCTACTTTTTTCATGGTGGAGGTTTCTGTGTAGGTTCACGTACGTGGCCTAATTGTCATAACTGTTGCCTCCGTCTTTCCTCTGACCTACAAGCGCTTGTCATCGCTCCCGACTATAGACTGGCGCCCGAGTTTTGTCTGCCCGCTGCCATGGACGACGCTTTTACGTCCATGAAGTGGCTGCAGAATCAGGCGTTGTCAAAAACGCCTGATTCTTGGATGAAGGATATAATGATTGATCAGGTTTTTGTAATTGGAGACTCATCTGGTGGGAACATGGCGCACCATTTGTCCCTGAGGCTCTGGGTTGGCTCGCCCGAGCTGGCGCCGGTTAGAGTACGGGGTTATGTTCTCATGGCGCCATTTTTCGGGGGAAGTTTGAGGACTAAGTCTGAAGCTGAGGGACCTGCTGAACCTTTCTTGAATGTGGAAATTCTTGACAG GTTTTGGAGGCTATCACTTCCAATTGGAGCGACTGCAGATCACCCACTAGCAAACCCTTTTGGGCCATTAAGCCCAAACTTGGAGTCCATGAAGCTCGACCCACTATTGGTGATTGTAGGAGGAAATGAACTTCTCAAAGATAGAGTTGAAGATTATGCAAGTAAGTTGAAAGAGCTAAAGAAGGAAGTTGACTATTTTGAGTTTGATGGAATGCAACATGGGTTTTTCACAAATGACCCTTTCTCACAAGTTGCAAATCAAGTTTTGCAAGAGATCAAGTATTTCATTTGCAAGAACTCTAGTAAAAGTTATTACAACATAATCTAG